A single genomic interval of Hevea brasiliensis isolate MT/VB/25A 57/8 chromosome 4, ASM3005281v1, whole genome shotgun sequence harbors:
- the LOC110673250 gene encoding hsp70-Hsp90 organizing protein 2 translates to MAGSAANASTEGNCGEEMSLKDKGNEFFKAGNYLKAAALYTQAIKLDPSNPTLYSNRAAAFLQLVKLNKALADAETTITLNPQWEKGYFRKGCVLEAMEQYDDALAAFQTSLQYNPQSTEVSRKIRRISQLAKDKKRAQEVESIRSNVDMAKHLDALKSELSEKIGSEECCKEIFSFLVETMEAAVKSWHETSKVDPRVYFLIDKEKTETDKYAPVVNIDKAFESPHTHSSCFTFLRQYAEETFSKAACLVVPKSIISYPQVWKGQGSRKWKYGQHDGFFVQFESPFLRKLWFIPSTSEKGQKLCRDPEPLDISAHEVLPRLFKEKLPNC, encoded by the exons ATGGCAGGATCAGCGGCGAATGCCTCCACGGAAGGCAATTGTGGGGAGGAGATGTCATTGAAAGATAAGGGTAATGAATTCTTCAAAGCGGGAAACTATCTTAAAGCTGCTGCTCTCTACACTCAGGCCATCAAGCTTGACCCTTCAAATCCTACTCTTTATAG CAATCGTGCTGCTGCATTTCTGCAATTGGTTAAGCTTAATAAAGCACTTGCTGATGCTGAGACAACAATCACATTGAACCCCCAATGGGAAAAA GGTTATTTCAGGAAAGGGTGTGTATTAGAGGCCATGGAGCAGTATGATGAT GCCTTGGCTGCTTTCCAAACATCtctacagtacaatccacagagcACTGAGGTATCTAGAAAGATTAGGAGGATATCCCAATTGGCAAAAGATAAAAAACGAGCTCAAGAAGTGGAGAGCATAAGATCCAATGTTGACATGGCAAAGCACTTGGATGCCTTGAAATCTGAACTG TCTGAAAAGATTGGGTCTGAAGAGTGTTGTAAAGAGATTTTCTCTTTCCTTGTTGAGACAATGGAGGCAGCTGTAAAATCATGGCATGAAACTTCTAAAGTTGATCCTAGAGTCTACTTTCTTATTGACAAGGAAAAGACGGAGACTGATAAATATGCTCCAGTTGTCAATATTGATAAG GCCTTTGAATCGCCTCATACACACAGCAGTTGTTTCACATTTCTTAGACAGTAtgctgaggagactttctcaaaAGCAGCTTGTTTAGTTGTACCAAAAAGTATCATATCTTACCCACAG GTATGGAAAGGTCAAGGATCAAGGAAATGGAAGTATGGGCAACATGATGGCTTCTTTGTTCAATTTGAGTCGCCTTTCTTGCGAAAATTATGGTTTATTCCTAGTACCAGTGAGAAGGGTCAAAAACTCTGCag